The proteins below come from a single Seriola aureovittata isolate HTS-2021-v1 ecotype China chromosome 23, ASM2101889v1, whole genome shotgun sequence genomic window:
- the cnpy3 gene encoding protein canopy homolog 3 translates to MILAVFMSLFFVVSPVGAAKNGGDDDWVHLPNKCEVCKFVSIEMKSAFDETGKTKEVIDRNYRFIDSKGAPPIKYVKSDLRFIEVVENVCQRLLEYNLHKERTGSNRFAKGMSETFSTLHGLVNKGVNVVMDIPYELWNETSAEVADLKKQCDVLVEKYEDVIEDWYKGSQEEDLTTYLCEKHVLKGQDKACLDEDWSPKRKGEQAAIAEDKKKKKKKKGGKKGKEAGNGSDGGSEGEKAAKKKKEKKVKKKKKSKAPVEKTDGGLTSDDEIQPQVPLSGQKTEL, encoded by the exons ATGATTCTAGCGGTGTTTATGTCGTTGTTCTTCGTCGTTTCTCCGGTGGGAGCAGCTAAGAATGGAGGGGACGATGACTGGGTTCATCTTCCCAATAAATGTGAAG tCTGTAAGTTCGTCAGTATTGAGATGAAGTCGGCGTTTGACGAGACGGGGAAGACCAAAGAAGTCATCGACAGGAACTACCGCTTCATCGACAGCAAGGGGGCACCACCAATCAAATATGTCAAAtc AGACCTGAGATTCATCGAGGTTGTTGAGAATGTGTGTCAGAGGCTGCTGGAGTACAACCTGCACAAGGAAAGAACCGGCAGCAACCGCTTCGCCAAg ggcATGTCAGAGACCTTCTCCACCCTGCATGGGTTGGTGAATAAAGGAGTGAACGTGGTGATGGATATTCCCTACGAGCTGTGGAACGAGACTTCAGCAGAGGTGGCCGACCTCAAGAAACAG tgtgatgTGTTAGTGGAGAAGTATGAGGACGTGATTGAGGACTGGTACAAAGGCAGCCAAGAGGAAGACCTGACCACTTACCTGTGTGAGAAACACGTTCTCAAAGGGCAGGAcaaag CTTGTCTGGATGAGGACTGGTCCCCAAAGAGGAAGGGAGAACAGGCGGCCATCGCagaggacaagaagaagaagaaaaagaagaagggagggaagaaggggaAGGAAGCAGGGAATGGAAGTGACGGCGgctcagagggagagaaggccgccaagaagaagaaggagaagaaagtgaagaagaagaaaaagagcaaagcTCCAGTGGAGAAGACGGATGGAGGGCTGACGTCTGACGATGAGATCCAGCCGCAGGTGCCTCTGTCTGGGCAGAAGACAGAGCTGTGA